Proteins co-encoded in one Natrinema sp. CBA1119 genomic window:
- a CDS encoding aminotransferase class V-fold PLP-dependent enzyme, with amino-acid sequence MQPNTTMTPTELRADIPAFKEGVYLNFGAHGPSPEYVVDAADEFVRTHEYESPVGDDPYETAFQAFDRTRERVATFVGAEPNEIALTESTTAGINAIANAIDWQSGDLVVRTDLEHPAGVLPWQRLEREGVEVRVVETKGGRIDPDRFAEAVADARLACFSAVTWTHGTQLPVAELVDIAHDSGALALVDAVQVPGQLPMDVAEWGADAVAAAGHKWLLGLWGGGFLYVDRDVAEGLEPRTVGYRSVETPSADPYEYAAGARRFEVGSANPAPHVALREAIDAIEEVGTDRIEGRVRQLANRLIAGIPADRLLSPSAPESGLVTIDVDDPAATVERLAADGIVVRELPSPNAVRASVHAVNTATDVDRLLDGLEREW; translated from the coding sequence ATGCAACCGAATACGACGATGACGCCGACCGAACTCAGGGCGGACATTCCCGCTTTCAAGGAGGGTGTTTACCTCAATTTTGGCGCCCACGGACCGAGCCCGGAGTACGTCGTCGACGCCGCCGACGAGTTCGTCCGCACCCACGAGTATGAATCGCCGGTCGGGGACGACCCCTACGAAACTGCGTTTCAGGCGTTCGACCGCACTCGAGAGCGGGTCGCGACGTTCGTCGGCGCCGAACCGAACGAGATCGCACTCACTGAAAGCACCACGGCCGGGATCAACGCGATCGCCAATGCGATCGACTGGCAGTCCGGCGACCTCGTCGTCCGGACGGATCTCGAGCATCCAGCTGGAGTCCTCCCGTGGCAGCGCCTCGAACGAGAGGGTGTCGAGGTTCGCGTCGTCGAGACGAAGGGCGGCCGAATCGATCCGGATCGGTTCGCCGAGGCCGTCGCCGACGCCAGGCTCGCCTGTTTCAGCGCGGTCACGTGGACCCATGGGACGCAGCTTCCGGTAGCGGAGCTGGTCGATATCGCCCACGATTCCGGTGCGCTCGCCCTCGTCGACGCCGTCCAGGTCCCTGGACAGCTCCCGATGGACGTCGCGGAGTGGGGCGCTGACGCTGTCGCCGCCGCCGGCCACAAGTGGCTGCTCGGGCTGTGGGGCGGCGGCTTCCTCTACGTCGACCGTGACGTTGCCGAGGGCCTCGAGCCGCGGACGGTCGGCTATCGGAGCGTCGAGACACCGTCCGCCGACCCCTACGAGTACGCTGCCGGTGCGCGGCGGTTCGAGGTCGGATCGGCGAACCCGGCACCGCACGTCGCGCTCCGGGAAGCGATCGACGCGATCGAAGAAGTCGGGACCGACCGGATCGAAGGCCGGGTCCGCCAGCTTGCCAATCGACTGATAGCTGGTATCCCAGCTGACCGCCTTCTCAGTCCCTCGGCGCCGGAATCGGGGCTCGTAACGATCGATGTCGACGATCCGGCGGCGACGGTCGAACGGCTGGCCGCCGACGGAATTGTTGTTCGAGAACTGCCATCTCCGAACGCCGTTCGGGCGTCCGTCCACGCGGTCAATACTGCAACCGATGTCGATCGGCTGCTCGACGGACTGGAACGGGAATGGTAG
- the trxA gene encoding thioredoxin, translating into MATDARDASGESLDEPIYIDGRSHLEDVTTEYDVVLVDFYADWCGPCQMLNPVLEQLASTTEAVIAKVDVDDHQQLAGSFGVRGVPTLALFADGEQVEQHSGVLPEDRLRTLIEGYTE; encoded by the coding sequence ATGGCAACTGATGCACGCGATGCCTCCGGAGAATCGCTCGACGAACCGATCTACATCGACGGGAGAAGTCACCTCGAGGACGTCACGACGGAGTATGACGTCGTTCTCGTGGACTTCTACGCTGACTGGTGTGGCCCCTGTCAGATGCTCAATCCCGTCCTCGAGCAGCTGGCGAGTACGACCGAGGCCGTGATCGCCAAGGTCGATGTCGACGACCACCAGCAACTCGCGGGTTCGTTCGGCGTTCGCGGCGTGCCGACGCTCGCCCTCTTCGCGGACGGTGAGCAGGTCGAACAGCACTCCGGCGTGCTGCCGGAAGACCGACTCCGTACCCTGATCGAGGGATACACCGAATGA
- a CDS encoding DUF2080 family transposase-associated protein, with the protein MDRYEVEGHEVLEAQAKRSGNGAHVYVPKTWAGATVKVVRVTDPSDEDE; encoded by the coding sequence ATGGATCGGTACGAGGTCGAAGGACACGAAGTTCTCGAAGCACAAGCCAAACGATCCGGCAACGGAGCGCACGTTTACGTTCCGAAAACGTGGGCCGGCGCGACCGTCAAAGTGGTCCGCGTCACCGATCCATCCGACGAAGACGAGTAG
- a CDS encoding FAD-dependent oxidoreductase: MTETFVVIGGDAAGMSAASKAKREDPEREVIVFEKGEWVSYAACGMPYYVKGAVDELDDLVTVTPEEFREERDVDLRTGAEVVDIDPEARTVTVETEDETHKQPYDDLLVATGASAIEPPFEGLGLEGVFTIHDMDEADAIEEYVTDYGPETAAIVGGGYVGIEMAEALSARGVDVHLYEMLPHVLQPFGEAVAKVVEDHLREQGVELHLDTAVSGFVGDERVDGVALEDETVAADIAIVGVGVRPNAELAETAGIELGPTGAIATDEYGRTNYENVYAAGDNAEAMHVVTGEPDHVPLALTANRAGRAIGQTVTGDPTPVGEIAGTAIVKAFDLGAARTGIVDEERAREAGFDPISITISASSRAHYYPDGAELTVTLVADRESGELLGGTVVGREGAKRIDTVATALTAGMTVTELQNADLAYAPPFSPVWDPILTAAKVLAGKLE; encoded by the coding sequence ATGACCGAGACGTTCGTCGTTATCGGCGGTGACGCCGCGGGAATGAGCGCCGCGAGCAAGGCGAAACGAGAGGATCCCGAGCGAGAGGTGATCGTCTTCGAAAAGGGCGAGTGGGTCTCCTACGCCGCCTGCGGGATGCCCTATTACGTCAAGGGGGCGGTCGACGAACTGGACGACCTCGTCACCGTGACGCCCGAGGAGTTCCGGGAGGAACGGGACGTCGACCTGCGGACGGGTGCGGAGGTCGTCGACATCGATCCGGAGGCGCGAACGGTCACGGTCGAGACCGAGGACGAGACCCACAAGCAGCCCTACGACGACCTCCTCGTCGCGACCGGCGCGAGCGCGATCGAACCGCCGTTCGAGGGACTCGGACTCGAGGGCGTGTTCACCATCCACGACATGGACGAGGCCGACGCCATCGAGGAGTACGTCACCGACTACGGACCCGAGACGGCCGCGATCGTCGGCGGCGGCTACGTGGGGATTGAGATGGCCGAAGCGCTGTCGGCCCGCGGCGTCGACGTCCACCTCTACGAGATGCTTCCCCACGTCCTCCAGCCGTTCGGTGAGGCCGTCGCCAAGGTCGTCGAGGACCACCTGCGCGAGCAGGGGGTCGAACTCCACCTCGATACCGCTGTGTCGGGCTTCGTCGGCGACGAGCGGGTTGACGGCGTTGCACTCGAGGACGAGACAGTCGCCGCCGATATCGCGATCGTCGGCGTCGGGGTGAGACCGAACGCCGAACTTGCCGAGACGGCCGGTATCGAACTGGGGCCGACCGGGGCCATCGCGACCGACGAGTACGGACGCACGAATTACGAGAACGTCTACGCAGCGGGCGACAACGCCGAGGCGATGCACGTCGTAACCGGCGAACCGGACCACGTCCCGCTGGCCCTCACGGCCAACCGCGCGGGACGGGCGATCGGACAGACGGTCACCGGCGACCCGACGCCGGTCGGCGAGATCGCGGGCACCGCCATCGTGAAGGCGTTCGACCTCGGGGCCGCCCGAACGGGGATCGTCGACGAGGAACGGGCTCGCGAGGCCGGCTTCGATCCGATTTCGATCACGATTTCGGCGTCGTCGCGCGCCCACTACTATCCCGACGGCGCGGAACTTACGGTCACGCTGGTCGCCGACCGCGAGAGCGGCGAACTGCTCGGCGGCACCGTCGTCGGCCGCGAGGGCGCAAAGCGCATCGACACTGTCGCGACGGCGCTGACGGCCGGAATGACCGTCACCGAACTGCAGAACGCGGATCTGGCGTACGCGCCGCCGTTCAGCCCCGTCTGGGATCCGATCCTCACCGCGGCGAAGGTTCTCGCCGGGAAGCTCGAGTGA
- a CDS encoding DUF302 domain-containing protein yields the protein MTLPIDPTRIDPDDIGGKQTTLEMDHEDAIEHVREVFTDAGFGIPVEFSPSELLNEKVNADRDPYYVLGACNPTVADRALEATDGKLGALFPCNVVVWEEEPGRQRIYHVSIMRIARLVGMAPDDDEMADIVAETGELVDTAFENL from the coding sequence ATGACGCTGCCAATCGACCCCACCCGGATCGATCCGGACGACATCGGTGGGAAACAGACGACGCTCGAGATGGACCACGAGGACGCCATCGAACACGTTCGTGAGGTGTTCACCGACGCGGGGTTCGGCATTCCCGTCGAGTTCTCCCCGTCGGAACTGCTCAACGAAAAGGTCAATGCCGACCGCGACCCCTACTACGTGCTCGGCGCGTGTAACCCGACGGTGGCCGACCGGGCACTCGAGGCGACCGACGGTAAACTCGGCGCGCTGTTCCCATGTAACGTCGTCGTCTGGGAGGAAGAACCCGGTCGACAGCGCATCTACCACGTTTCGATCATGCGGATCGCGCGACTTGTCGGAATGGCACCGGACGACGACGAGATGGCAGACATCGTGGCGGAGACGGGCGAACTGGTCGATACTGCGTTCGAGAATCTGTAA
- a CDS encoding helix-turn-helix domain-containing protein: MSRTSNRADGDIVRDFLSVADLLEEPQLAQLYAYLAREGEATVQDVMDDLELAQGTAYSYVNRLVDAGVVEVTHDEQPRRYAAREIDLTVTTTVGDREYTITPALIDAVGRRETNADIDTYIDRHGVAGLATALTYAVARERGEVTHRLMAEDLDISPLAAELILQALRPVVHEHYDIEKGGAGLDELDIDDGDVADDA, from the coding sequence GTGTCACGCACCTCAAACCGCGCCGACGGCGACATCGTCCGCGACTTCCTCTCGGTTGCAGACCTGCTCGAGGAGCCACAGCTGGCCCAGCTGTACGCGTATCTCGCTCGGGAGGGGGAGGCGACCGTCCAGGACGTGATGGACGACCTCGAGCTCGCCCAGGGGACGGCCTACAGCTACGTCAACCGGCTCGTCGACGCCGGCGTCGTCGAAGTCACCCACGACGAGCAGCCTCGGCGGTACGCCGCCCGCGAGATCGACCTGACCGTGACGACGACCGTGGGGGACCGGGAATACACGATCACGCCGGCGCTCATCGATGCCGTCGGCCGGCGCGAGACGAACGCCGACATCGATACCTACATCGACCGCCACGGCGTCGCCGGCCTCGCGACGGCGCTCACCTACGCCGTCGCCCGCGAACGCGGCGAGGTGACCCACCGGCTAATGGCTGAAGATCTCGATATCTCCCCGCTGGCTGCGGAGCTGATCCTCCAGGCGCTCCGGCCCGTCGTCCACGAGCACTACGACATCGAGAAAGGAGGAGCGGGACTCGACGAGTTGGACATCGACGACGGCGACGTGGCTGACGACGCGTGA
- a CDS encoding DUF2270 domain-containing protein yields the protein MADPNDDDFDPTTPEQREIGREMVDESTGLGSVMAHAYRGELGRVDTWRQRLDQTTTWAVTVMAAILTWAFSSSDNPHYILLIGIIVVTVFLGIEARRYRDYDVFRARVRMLQENLLATALDPSRDVERTDWRVELSQDYREPAVKVSMQEALANRLRRVYLALLGILLVAWLFRVTAFAAREDWIETAAIARIQGPVVIAVVVVFYVALLVIALWPRERQAKGEFRNGKETEGDWKDSDTEDESQDR from the coding sequence ATGGCGGATCCGAACGATGACGACTTCGACCCCACGACGCCCGAACAGCGGGAGATCGGCCGCGAAATGGTCGACGAGAGTACGGGCCTCGGCTCGGTGATGGCTCACGCGTACCGGGGGGAACTCGGCCGGGTAGATACGTGGCGACAGCGCCTCGATCAGACGACGACGTGGGCGGTGACCGTGATGGCGGCGATCCTGACGTGGGCGTTCTCGAGTTCCGACAACCCTCACTACATCCTGTTGATCGGAATCATAGTCGTCACGGTCTTCCTCGGCATCGAGGCGCGGCGGTACCGGGACTACGATGTCTTTCGGGCGCGCGTTCGGATGCTTCAGGAGAATCTGCTCGCAACTGCCCTGGACCCGTCACGGGACGTCGAACGCACCGACTGGCGAGTAGAACTGAGTCAGGACTACCGCGAGCCCGCGGTGAAAGTATCGATGCAGGAGGCCCTCGCGAATCGCCTGCGGCGCGTGTATCTCGCGCTGCTCGGCATCCTCCTCGTCGCGTGGCTCTTCAGAGTGACCGCGTTCGCGGCGAGGGAAGACTGGATCGAAACCGCCGCGATCGCTCGAATCCAGGGACCGGTCGTGATCGCGGTTGTCGTCGTGTTCTACGTCGCGTTGCTCGTGATCGCGCTGTGGCCACGAGAGCGCCAGGCGAAGGGCGAATTTCGCAACGGAAAAGAAACGGAGGGCGATTGGAAGGATTCGGACACGGAGGACGAGTCGCAGGACCGATAA
- a CDS encoding class I SAM-dependent methyltransferase has translation MLSRRTSRAIAALLGLALLAGFGYALRWRSNPSPCPYAQRHAIDLPRPVITRSRLRDVLEPQPGERILEVGPGTGYYTGTVARAIGPSGTLHAADVQSEMVEHLRTRMRQEGESNVDAIRSDARSLPYPDDTFDAAYLVLVLGEIPDQERALDELERVLKPDGRLVVGESLPDPHFVGFERLRRRVERRGLAFEARVGTRAGYFARFNADPSEESTDSVE, from the coding sequence ATGCTTTCTCGTCGCACCTCGCGAGCGATCGCCGCCCTACTCGGACTCGCGCTGCTCGCCGGGTTCGGATACGCCCTCCGGTGGCGGTCGAATCCGTCACCGTGTCCGTACGCCCAGCGCCACGCGATCGACCTCCCGCGCCCGGTCATCACTCGCTCGAGGCTGCGCGACGTGCTCGAGCCCCAGCCCGGGGAACGTATTCTCGAGGTCGGACCAGGAACCGGCTACTACACGGGGACGGTCGCGCGGGCGATCGGACCGTCGGGGACGCTGCACGCCGCGGACGTCCAATCGGAGATGGTCGAGCACCTCCGAACGCGAATGCGACAGGAGGGAGAGTCGAACGTTGACGCGATCCGCAGCGACGCGCGCTCGCTTCCGTATCCGGACGACACGTTCGACGCCGCGTATCTGGTCCTGGTCCTCGGCGAGATACCCGATCAGGAGCGGGCTCTCGACGAACTCGAGCGGGTCCTGAAACCCGACGGCCGGCTCGTCGTCGGCGAATCGCTCCCCGACCCGCACTTCGTCGGGTTCGAACGGCTGCGACGCCGCGTCGAACGGCGTGGACTGGCGTTCGAAGCGCGCGTCGGAACGCGAGCCGGGTATTTCGCCCGCTTCAACGCGGATCCCTCGGAGGAGTCGACCGACTCCGTCGAATAA
- a CDS encoding M20 family metallopeptidase, whose translation MTTGESGELEAYVADRRSDLIDLALDLLSVDTANPPGDTREIAALLEEYLSQFPVDVERFAVDPAKPNLLVTLPGASDRTLLYNGHLDTVPFDADVWSFDPLGERVDDRLYGRGATDMKGAVAAMLFAIRAFTETDVEPPVDLAFAFVSDEEVGGDAGLPALLEADRLEADACVIGEPTCEVGRHSVTVADRGSIWLTLEATGEAAHGSRPVLGENAIDRLYDAVTTLRERFGTRRLEVDPAIEPIIDESIAFYEPTMGAETARELFETPTINLGVLEGGEAINSVPGSARAEVDIRLTAGVRTPDVLSEIRDCVADCEGITVADVSWSVGTAEPVESPLVEAVSSSAEETTGERVYRRSATGGGDAKTLRNAGIPTVEFALGTDTVHAVDEYTTVEALVGNATSYARLPELWAAAVDETDASG comes from the coding sequence ATGACGACCGGCGAATCCGGCGAACTGGAAGCCTACGTCGCCGACCGTCGCTCGGACCTGATCGACCTCGCGCTCGATCTGCTCTCGGTCGACACGGCGAATCCGCCCGGCGACACGCGCGAGATCGCCGCCTTGCTCGAGGAGTACCTCTCGCAGTTTCCGGTCGACGTCGAGCGGTTCGCCGTCGATCCGGCGAAGCCGAATCTCCTCGTGACGCTTCCGGGCGCGAGCGATCGAACGCTCCTGTACAACGGGCACCTCGATACGGTGCCGTTCGACGCCGACGTGTGGTCGTTCGATCCCCTCGGGGAGCGCGTCGACGACCGCCTCTACGGCCGCGGCGCGACCGACATGAAGGGAGCCGTCGCCGCGATGCTGTTCGCGATCCGCGCGTTCACCGAGACGGACGTCGAACCGCCCGTCGACCTCGCGTTCGCGTTCGTCAGCGACGAGGAGGTCGGCGGCGACGCCGGCCTCCCCGCGTTGCTCGAGGCCGACCGCCTCGAGGCCGACGCCTGCGTCATCGGCGAACCGACCTGCGAGGTGGGGCGTCACTCCGTGACGGTCGCCGATCGGGGGAGCATCTGGCTGACGCTCGAGGCGACCGGCGAGGCCGCACACGGCTCGCGGCCGGTGCTCGGCGAGAACGCGATCGACCGACTCTACGACGCGGTAACGACGCTGCGGGAGCGGTTCGGGACGCGACGGCTCGAGGTCGATCCCGCCATCGAGCCGATCATCGACGAATCGATCGCCTTCTACGAACCGACGATGGGCGCCGAGACCGCCCGCGAACTGTTCGAGACCCCGACGATCAACCTCGGCGTCCTCGAGGGCGGGGAGGCGATCAACAGCGTCCCCGGGTCCGCCCGCGCGGAGGTCGATATTCGGTTGACGGCCGGCGTCCGGACGCCCGACGTCCTCTCGGAGATCCGGGACTGCGTCGCCGACTGCGAGGGGATCACAGTCGCCGACGTCTCCTGGAGCGTCGGCACCGCCGAACCGGTCGAGAGTCCGCTCGTCGAGGCCGTGTCCTCAAGCGCCGAGGAAACGACCGGCGAGCGAGTGTACCGACGGAGCGCCACCGGCGGCGGCGACGCGAAGACGCTGCGAAACGCCGGGATTCCGACGGTCGAGTTCGCGCTCGGAACCGACACCGTCCACGCCGTCGACGAGTACACGACCGTCGAGGCGCTCGTCGGGAACGCGACGAGCTATGCGCGCCTCCCCGAACTATGGGCGGCCGCGGTCGACGAGACGGACGCGTCTGGGTGA
- a CDS encoding RNA-guided endonuclease InsQ/TnpB family protein, with the protein MDRTSAYSEQKLLPDLKREWTDLQDVHSKVLQKVVQRLYDNLSTLKGRKDNGYRVGELRWKAPQEYRSIKYSQTGFKLNNTSGRPVLSLSKIGDVPMVSHREVPDDATIKEVVVKQEPTGEWFAVLGIETENDAAPKPENPEKYIGIDVGILKYAHDSDGTAVEGPDLTDERERLEREQRKLSRKEHGSANYRTQQRIVARRHADLKRKRRDFLHKLSNYYAREYDLVAVEDLDAKGLMELPSNSRNRAGAAWGTFLRMLEYKCDREGTHFVAVEPAGTTKECSNCGVATDKPLWVREHSCPSCGFEADRDLNAAYNILSRGLTEVGVVHPDSMPAETALPTGTDSVPAKRVLETGSPVLSEAVRPSRAG; encoded by the coding sequence GTGGACAGAACCTCTGCCTACTCCGAGCAGAAGCTCCTCCCGGACCTCAAACGCGAGTGGACAGACCTGCAGGACGTCCACTCGAAGGTGCTTCAGAAAGTCGTACAACGTCTGTATGACAACCTTTCGACACTGAAGGGGCGGAAGGACAACGGCTACCGCGTCGGAGAGCTTCGGTGGAAAGCCCCGCAGGAATACCGTTCGATCAAGTACAGTCAAACCGGCTTCAAGCTCAACAACACGAGCGGTCGGCCTGTACTCTCCCTTTCCAAGATCGGCGACGTTCCGATGGTCTCCCACCGCGAGGTCCCGGACGACGCCACGATCAAGGAGGTCGTCGTCAAGCAGGAACCGACCGGTGAGTGGTTCGCCGTCCTCGGAATCGAAACCGAGAACGACGCGGCACCGAAGCCCGAGAATCCCGAGAAATACATCGGAATCGACGTGGGGATCCTGAAGTACGCCCACGACAGCGACGGGACCGCCGTCGAAGGTCCCGACCTAACCGACGAACGCGAGCGGTTAGAACGCGAACAACGCAAGCTCTCGCGGAAGGAACACGGCTCGGCGAACTACCGCACGCAACAGCGCATCGTCGCCCGACGCCACGCCGACCTGAAGCGGAAGCGTCGGGACTTCCTGCACAAACTCTCGAACTACTACGCCCGGGAATACGACCTCGTAGCGGTCGAAGACCTCGACGCGAAGGGGTTGATGGAACTCCCCTCGAACAGCCGCAACCGCGCCGGAGCGGCGTGGGGAACGTTCCTTCGGATGCTCGAATACAAGTGCGACCGCGAAGGCACGCACTTCGTGGCCGTCGAACCGGCTGGAACGACCAAAGAATGTTCCAACTGTGGCGTTGCGACCGACAAACCGCTGTGGGTACGCGAACACTCGTGTCCCTCATGCGGATTCGAGGCGGACCGCGACCTCAACGCCGCCTACAACATCCTTTCTCGCGGACTCACCGAAGTAGGGGTGGTTCACCCCGATTCAATGCCTGCGGAGACTGCGCTCCCTACGGGAACCGATTCGGTTCCTGCAAAGCGCGTCTTAGAAACAGGAAGCCCCGTCCTCAGCGAGGCCGTCAGGCCGAGCAGGGCGGGGTAG
- a CDS encoding class I SAM-dependent methyltransferase, which yields MGYHTFDASRADKLEEAGKRYRFLSAEELLWALSLSPDDTVADLGSGTGFFTDDVAPYAGEVYAVDVQEEMQDYYREKGIPENVDLVTSDVSDLPFDDGGVDAAFSTMTYHEFASAESLAEIRRVLAPAGRLVVVDWAATGTGENGPPVDERYSADEAADALREVGFAIEHEAVRPETFLLIAVLE from the coding sequence ATGGGATACCACACCTTCGACGCGTCGCGGGCTGACAAGTTAGAGGAGGCCGGGAAGCGATATCGCTTCCTCTCGGCCGAGGAACTACTGTGGGCGCTTTCGCTCTCACCGGACGACACCGTCGCCGACCTCGGCAGCGGGACCGGCTTCTTCACCGACGACGTCGCCCCGTACGCCGGCGAGGTCTACGCAGTCGACGTCCAGGAGGAGATGCAGGATTACTACCGAGAGAAGGGTATCCCGGAGAACGTCGATCTCGTGACCAGCGACGTAAGCGACCTGCCGTTCGACGACGGCGGCGTCGACGCTGCGTTCTCGACGATGACCTACCACGAGTTCGCGAGCGCGGAGTCGCTGGCCGAGATTCGGCGGGTCCTCGCGCCCGCCGGTCGGCTCGTCGTCGTCGACTGGGCGGCCACCGGAACCGGCGAGAACGGGCCGCCGGTCGACGAGCGCTACAGCGCCGACGAGGCGGCGGACGCCCTCCGCGAGGTCGGGTTCGCCATCGAACACGAGGCCGTCCGACCGGAGACCTTCCTGCTGATCGCGGTGCTCGAGTGA
- a CDS encoding DUF302 domain-containing protein, whose protein sequence is MSYTLRTQVDGEFDDVVAETTDALEDEGFGVLCDIDVRETLEKKLDEDFRQYRILGACNPQLAHQGLEDDLELGTLLPCNIVVYDDDDGVVVSAVDPQRLIGVAENDDLDPIGDDAYERFERVLESL, encoded by the coding sequence ATGTCCTATACGCTTCGCACGCAGGTCGACGGCGAGTTCGACGACGTCGTCGCGGAAACGACCGACGCCCTCGAGGACGAGGGGTTCGGCGTGCTCTGTGATATCGACGTCCGGGAAACGCTCGAGAAGAAACTCGACGAGGACTTCAGACAGTACAGAATCCTGGGTGCATGCAACCCGCAGTTGGCCCATCAGGGACTCGAGGACGATCTCGAACTCGGAACGTTGCTCCCGTGCAACATCGTCGTCTACGACGATGACGACGGCGTCGTCGTCAGCGCGGTCGACCCGCAACGTCTGATCGGCGTCGCCGAAAACGACGACCTCGACCCGATCGGTGACGACGCGTACGAGCGCTTCGAACGGGTTCTCGAGTCGCTATAA
- a CDS encoding multicopper oxidase family protein → MDDTDRTVPRRQALRIGGATLFGIAGLPNGIGIGAAALERTAQGDEDGGTGDDGGLEETLVASSGEVDVGADESVETWLYEEQFPGPELRVGEGETLRISLENGLSEGTTIHWHGVPVPNPMDGVPDVTQAPVSSGETFEYEYEASPAGTYVYHSHVGLQLDRGLYGPLIVEEESTHVEYDREYTLQLDDYLGEEPALDSIEAPPGGGGMGPDGGPGGDGDGMGPDGGPGGDGDGMGPDSDGRGDGRGPNDGMGPGRDGNGMGPGNGMGPDDGMSPGSDGGPGDGPGPGDGMGPGSQMMGQRPPYEGLLVNGRLPSDPAVFEVEEGERVRLRFINPSSATTYRVGVGGHSLTVTHADGRPVEPVEVDSFVMSMGERYDAILEADAPGEWAVVAEPVVGEEDPAEARLRYADAAADGSVDRPQFDGDELEYEDLEALEPLDLDGEPDRTFDLTLSGGMMGSADADAWTIDGETYPDADPFEISEGDHVRVQMVNRSPAIHPMHLHGHFFQVGDAVKDTVLVAPRGDQVTFDFLADNPGDWLFHCHNVYHLERGMARVFEYE, encoded by the coding sequence ATGGACGATACTGATCGAACCGTCCCACGACGGCAGGCGCTACGCATCGGCGGTGCGACGCTGTTCGGAATCGCGGGACTACCGAACGGGATCGGAATCGGAGCGGCCGCACTCGAGCGGACCGCACAGGGGGACGAGGACGGCGGGACCGGAGACGACGGCGGACTCGAAGAAACGCTGGTCGCCTCGAGCGGGGAAGTCGACGTCGGAGCGGACGAGAGCGTCGAGACGTGGCTGTACGAGGAGCAGTTCCCCGGACCGGAGCTCCGGGTCGGCGAAGGAGAGACGCTCCGCATCTCGCTCGAGAACGGGTTGTCCGAGGGGACGACGATCCACTGGCACGGCGTTCCCGTACCGAACCCGATGGACGGCGTTCCGGACGTCACGCAAGCGCCCGTCTCGTCCGGCGAGACGTTCGAGTACGAGTACGAGGCGTCGCCGGCGGGCACGTACGTTTACCACAGCCACGTCGGGTTACAACTCGACAGGGGACTCTACGGACCGCTGATCGTCGAAGAGGAGTCGACCCACGTCGAGTACGACCGCGAGTACACGTTGCAGCTCGACGACTACCTCGGGGAGGAGCCGGCGCTCGACTCGATCGAAGCCCCGCCGGGCGGCGGTGGCATGGGCCCCGATGGCGGGCCAGGCGGAGATGGCGACGGGATGGGGCCCGATGGCGGGCCAGGCGGAGACGGCGACGGGATGGGGCCCGATAGCGACGGACGCGGTGACGGTCGCGGACCGAACGATGGAATGGGACCGGGTAGAGACGGCAACGGAATGGGACCGGGTAACGGAATGGGTCCTGACGACGGCATGAGTCCCGGCAGTGACGGCGGACCTGGCGACGGTCCCGGGCCCGGCGACGGCATGGGACCGGGCAGTCAGATGATGGGTCAGCGACCCCCGTACGAGGGACTGCTTGTCAACGGCCGCCTCCCCTCGGATCCGGCCGTATTCGAAGTCGAAGAGGGCGAGCGCGTTCGGCTGCGGTTCATCAACCCCAGCAGCGCCACGACCTATCGCGTCGGGGTCGGCGGCCACTCGCTGACCGTCACGCACGCCGACGGGCGACCGGTCGAACCCGTCGAGGTGGATTCGTTCGTGATGAGCATGGGCGAGCGCTACGACGCGATCCTCGAGGCCGACGCCCCCGGCGAGTGGGCCGTCGTCGCCGAACCCGTCGTCGGCGAAGAGGACCCCGCGGAGGCGAGACTGCGGTACGCAGACGCCGCCGCCGACGGCTCTGTCGACCGGCCGCAGTTCGACGGCGACGAACTCGAGTACGAGGATCTCGAGGCGCTCGAGCCGCTGGATCTCGACGGGGAGCCGGATCGAACGTTCGACCTCACGCTGTCGGGCGGGATGATGGGCAGCGCCGACGCCGACGCGTGGACCATCGACGGCGAGACGTATCCCGACGCCGACCCGTTCGAGATCAGCGAGGGCGACCACGTCCGCGTGCAGATGGTGAACCGCAGCCCGGCGATCCACCCGATGCACCTCCACGGCCACTTCTTTCAGGTCGGCGACGCGGTCAAGGACACCGTCCTCGTCGCGCCCCGCGGCGATCAGGTGACGTTCGACTTCCTGGCGGACAACCCCGGCGACTGGCTGTTCCACTGTCACAACGTCTATCACCTCGAGCGAGGGATGGCACGCGTGTTCGAATACGAGTGA